The window TCTGAGCCGGCCCAGGGCCTGACGCAGTTCGCCATGTCATCAAGGATAGAACGCATCGGCCAGGCCGGTGACGCGAACTGCCCGTCGCCAGCGGCATGGCATGCCGTTGTGGCGGGGGCGTTCGGCATTTTGTTTGCCATGCGGCATCTCCGGGACGGTGGAGGGGAGGCGGATCAGTAGCCGCGCTGCCGGTCGATCAGGCCCAGCAAGGGCAGGCCTTCGCGATAGCGGCGCAGGTTCTCCAGCACCGCATCGACCGCGCCATCCGGCTGGGTCATGCTGGCGATGTGGGGCGTGAGCACGATGTCCGGATGCGTCCAGAACGGGTGCCCCGGCGGCAAGGGTTCGACCTCGCACACATCCAGGACGGCGGCGCTGAGCTGGCCATCGTTGAGGGCGGCCAGCAGATCGTCTTCCACCAGGTGGCCGCCGCGCCCGACGTTGATCAACGCCGCACCGCGCGGCAACTGCGCAAACAGGTCGCGGCACAGCAGGCCGCGCGTCTCTTCGGTCAGCGGCACCAGGCACACCAGCACATCGGTGCGCGCCAGGAAGGCGCGCAGACCTGCGCTGCCGCTGTAGCAGTCGATGCCGTCCATCTGGTGCGCCGAACGGCTCCAGCCGGCGCAGGGAAAGCCCAGGCCGTGCAGCTGTTGCAGCACGGCCCGTCCGAGCATGCCCAGTCCCAGCACACCCACGCGGCAGGCCGAGGCTGGCCGCACGCGGTGCGCGCGCCAGACCTGGTCGCGCTGCTGGCGCGCATAGACGCGGCTGTCGCGATGCAGGCCCAGCACGGCATGCGTGACGTACTGCACCATGCCGGCGGCGATGCCCGGTTCGGTCATGCGCACCACCGGCAGCGCCGGCGGCAGGGTAGACATGTCGAACTGGTCGATGCCGGCACCCACCGAGAACAGGATTTCCAGCTTGGGGAAGCGCTCTGCGATATCGTCCGGCGGCGTCCATGCCGCCAGGTAGCGCACGCTGGCGCCGTCGCCGTCATGCGGCCAGATCTGGAAGGGGAGTTCGGGCGCCTTTTGCGCAAACAGTTGCGCCCATTCGGCCCCGCGCACCGGGTCGGCCTTGTAGAGAAAAGTCATAGTGGGTGTGGGCCGGCGGGTCAGCCAAGCGCCTGGTTGATCATGGAATAGGTGCGCCACGGCGTGGCGGGCGAGGGCGGTGTGCCACGACACATGCTGACCACGTTGTCCACGCAGGTCAGGCCGATCTCCTCCAGCCAGGGCTTGAGGCCCGTGCGGCCGGGCACGTCGATACGCAGATAGGCGCCAGGATAGGCATGGACCCAATGCGCGATGAGCGCCTTGGCGTCTTCGACCTGGCTGGCGATCACCGGCCCGATCACCCGGCCCCGACCGAATTCGCGCAGCATGGCCACGCCCTTGACCTGGCCGGCCTGTTCCAGCACGGCCACCTCGGCCGTGGCCAGCAGCGGCTGCAGTAGCGTACTGCGGTCCATGCCGCTGGCCTGGCGATCCAGCGCCAGGAAGGCCGGCGCTTCTTCCTTGCGCAGCGGGCGGATGCGGGCGTCGGCCGCCAGCACTGGCTGGGCGCGGGCAGTGGTGCTCTGGTGCTGGCTCAGGGTATCGGTGACGGCAAAGCCCAGCTTTTCATAGAGCGGGCGGCCGGCGTCGGTGGCGTTGAGGATGACGTTGCGCGACCCCGCGTCCTGCAGCAGGCGCTGCATCATGGCCCGGCCCAGGCCACGGCCCTGCAGGGCATCGGCAATGATGACCAGGCCCAGCGAGGCGTAATCCTCGCCCAGCGGGCAGAGCATGCCGCTGCCGGCCACGCTGCGCGCGCCATCGGGCTGTTCCAGCTCGACCGCCCAGCTGCTGCTGACCTGGTGGTGGAACTGCCAGTCCGCCAGGCGATGCGGCCAGTGCAGATGAAGGCTCATGGCGTGGCAGCTGGCCAGGTCCTCGGGGCGCATGGGGCGCAGCGTGGTCTGGGCGGCCTGCCCGGCCGTGAGGGTGCTGTCGGTATGCATGAAGCGTGTCCTTGTCAATACGATGGTGACGGCGATGAAGCCGATGAAGCCGATGAAATCAAACGGCAGCCAAGACCTGCTGCCGGTAAATCATATAAAACGTTTAGATCATTGCGCCTTCGCGACGCGCTGCGCTGCGCTGGCCAGGTACGCCAGCCGACCGCAGCGCTACCCCAGCGATGATGCACGCGGTGCGACGCAGAACGGCAGTCTTCCCATGCGTGAATTCGCAATCTTATGGCGATCTGCCCCCTCTTCTCGGCACAAAATTGGGCGGCGTCGGCATTAGCATGGAGCAGCCCCGCAGACGCTGGTCCGGCAGTGCGGCGAGGTGGCGCAAGCCGGTAGCCATGGGGCCTTGCCGGCGCAGACGATCCGCACCAAGTTGGTGAAATTGCCCCAAAGCAGCGCACCCGGATCGCATTGCTGCACTGCTCGGCAAGCTATGCTGATTGGGCCGTCCAAAACACATATTTCTGTTTCGCGGCCCGGTCAAAAAGGAATAAATCGCAAGTTTCGCTATGTTGTAATCCTCCTCATGCACTGAACCGCAATCACGCAAACGAGCAGCATCCAGCGCAGGGCCGACAGGTGATGCGCCTCCCTTTTTTTGACAGGACGACTTTCCATGAGCACTTTCAAGCCCAAGTTCATTACCTTCGATTGCTACGGCACCCTGACCCGCTTCCAGATGTCGGAAACCGCACAGAAGATCTACGCCGACCGTGTCTCTGCCGAAGACATGCCCTTCTTCCTGCGCCAGTTCGCTGCCTATCGCCTCGATGAAGTGCTGGACCAGTGGAAGCCCTACGAGCAGGTCTGCAAGAACGCCATCACCCGCACCTGCGCACGCTGGGGCATCCAGACCAACGACGAGGAAACCGGCGCCTTCTACAAGGCCGTGCCGACCTGGGGGCCGCATGCCGACGTGCCGGCGGGCCTGTCCAAGGTGGCCAAGGAATTCCCGCTGGTGATCTTCTCCAATGCCGACGACAGCCAGATCATGCACAACGTCGAACAGCTGGGCGCTGCCTTCCACAAGGTCTTCACGGCCCAGCAGGCCCAGGCCTACAAGCCGCGCCTGCGCGCCTTCGAATACATGCTCGACAACCTGAACTGCAATCCGGAAGACGTGCTGCACGTCTCCTCCAGCCTGCGTTACGACCTCATGCCGGCCGCCGACATGGGGATCAAGAACAAGGTCTTCGTCGCGCGCGGCCATGAACCTTCCACACCCTTCTACGGCTACACCGAGATCAAGGATATCTCTGGCCTGCCGGGCGTGCTCGGTCTGTAAGTGTAAGGGGCTGTCGCTGCCGTCAGCACTCGCCGTCCCTCCTTGCCTGCTGGTATCAAGCTTGCAAGGAGGTGATGCCCGAGCAATGGGCGGCGGCGCAGCCGGTGGTCTTCGTGGTTGAACTTTTATCGTGAGGCATTTCATGAGCAAGCAGGAAAACGGACGTCACCCCCAAGAGGGTTCCATCATTACCAGCCACACGCTGGAACACGCCCAAGGCGGCTTCAGCCGCCGCGACATGATGCGCACCCTGCTGGCCGGCAGCCTCATGACGGTAGGCGGCACGGGTCTGCTCACGGCCAGCGGCAGCGTCATGGCCCAGACCGGCAAGCGCGGCGGCAAGATGCGCATCGCCACCCAGACCAGTTCCACCGCCGATACCCTGGACCCGGCCAAGACTGCGCATTCCACCGACTACACGCGTGTGCACATGTTCTACAACGGCCTGACCAAGCTCGATGGCAAGCTCGGGCCGCAGATGGTGCTGGCCGAGGAAATGCTGACCAACGACGCCGTCACCTGGACCGTCAAGCTGAGAAAGGGCGTGAACTTCCACGACGGCAAGCCGCTCACGCCAGCCGACGTGGTCTATTCGATCATGCGCCACAAGGATCCGGCCACTGCGTCCAAGGTCAAGGTCGTGGCCGACCAGTTCGAATCGGTCAAGGCCACCGGCCCCAACGAAGTCCAGATCAAGCTCACCAGCGCCAATGCCGACCTCCCGGTGATCCTGGCCACGGCGCAGTTCCTCATCATCCGTGACGGCACCACCAATTTCAGCACGCCCAATGGCACCGGCGCGTTCAAGCTCAAGGAGTTCACTCCGGGCGTGCGTACCATCGGCGTGCGCAACGAGAATTACTGGAAGCCGGGGCTGCCCTACCTGGACGAGGTGGAACTGTTCGGCATTCCCGACGAAGCTGCGCGCGTCAATGCGCTGCTCTCCGGCGATGTGCACTGGATCAACGACGTCAATTCCCGCTCCACCGGCCGCGTCAAGAACACGCCGGGCTACACCGTCATGGAAACCAAGTCCGGCCAGTACACCGACCTGGTGATGCGCCAGGACGTGGCGCCAGGCAACAGCATGGATTTCACGCTGGGCATGAAGTACCTGCTGGACCGCGAGCAGATCAAGATGGCCGCCTTCCGTGGCTACGCCGTCATCGCCAACGACCAGCCCATCGATCCCACCAACCGCTTCTACTTCGCCGGCCTGCCGCAGCGTCCCTATGATCCGGACAAGGCCAAGTTCCACCTGGGCAAGGCTGGCGTGCTGGGCAGCACCATCCCCATCGTGGCCTCGGTGGCCGCGACCGGCTCGGTAGACATGGCCGTGCTGATGCAGCAGAGCGCCGCCAAGATCGGCCTGAAGCTGGATGTGAAGCGCGTGCCGGCGGACGGTTACTGGTCCAACCAGTGGATGAAGGTGCCGGTCGGCTTTGGCAACATCAACCCGCGCCCCAGCGCCGACATCCTGCTGACCCAGTTCTTCAAGTCGGATGCGCAGTGGAACGAATCGGGCTGGAAGAACCCGCAGTTCGACCAGCTGGTGGTGGCGGCGCGCGGCGAGACCGACTTCACCAAGCGCAAGGCTATGTACGCGGACCTGCAGACCATGATCCACGAGAAGTGCGGACTGGGCATCCCGGTCTTCATCATCAACCTGGAAGGCATCAGCACCAAGGTCAAGGGCATCGACCCGGTGCCGCTGGGGGCTTTCATGAACTACACCTGTGCGGAGTACGTCTGGCTGGACGCGTGAGTGCGGGAATTG is drawn from Herbaspirillum seropedicae and contains these coding sequences:
- a CDS encoding GNAT family N-acetyltransferase, encoding MHTDSTLTAGQAAQTTLRPMRPEDLASCHAMSLHLHWPHRLADWQFHHQVSSSWAVELEQPDGARSVAGSGMLCPLGEDYASLGLVIIADALQGRGLGRAMMQRLLQDAGSRNVILNATDAGRPLYEKLGFAVTDTLSQHQSTTARAQPVLAADARIRPLRKEEAPAFLALDRQASGMDRSTLLQPLLATAEVAVLEQAGQVKGVAMLREFGRGRVIGPVIASQVEDAKALIAHWVHAYPGAYLRIDVPGRTGLKPWLEEIGLTCVDNVVSMCRGTPPSPATPWRTYSMINQALG
- a CDS encoding haloacid dehalogenase type II; its protein translation is MSTFKPKFITFDCYGTLTRFQMSETAQKIYADRVSAEDMPFFLRQFAAYRLDEVLDQWKPYEQVCKNAITRTCARWGIQTNDEETGAFYKAVPTWGPHADVPAGLSKVAKEFPLVIFSNADDSQIMHNVEQLGAAFHKVFTAQQAQAYKPRLRAFEYMLDNLNCNPEDVLHVSSSLRYDLMPAADMGIKNKVFVARGHEPSTPFYGYTEIKDISGLPGVLGL
- a CDS encoding 2-hydroxyacid dehydrogenase; this encodes MTFLYKADPVRGAEWAQLFAQKAPELPFQIWPHDGDGASVRYLAAWTPPDDIAERFPKLEILFSVGAGIDQFDMSTLPPALPVVRMTEPGIAAGMVQYVTHAVLGLHRDSRVYARQQRDQVWRAHRVRPASACRVGVLGLGMLGRAVLQQLHGLGFPCAGWSRSAHQMDGIDCYSGSAGLRAFLARTDVLVCLVPLTEETRGLLCRDLFAQLPRGAALINVGRGGHLVEDDLLAALNDGQLSAAVLDVCEVEPLPPGHPFWTHPDIVLTPHIASMTQPDGAVDAVLENLRRYREGLPLLGLIDRQRGY
- a CDS encoding ABC transporter substrate-binding protein, with protein sequence MSKQENGRHPQEGSIITSHTLEHAQGGFSRRDMMRTLLAGSLMTVGGTGLLTASGSVMAQTGKRGGKMRIATQTSSTADTLDPAKTAHSTDYTRVHMFYNGLTKLDGKLGPQMVLAEEMLTNDAVTWTVKLRKGVNFHDGKPLTPADVVYSIMRHKDPATASKVKVVADQFESVKATGPNEVQIKLTSANADLPVILATAQFLIIRDGTTNFSTPNGTGAFKLKEFTPGVRTIGVRNENYWKPGLPYLDEVELFGIPDEAARVNALLSGDVHWINDVNSRSTGRVKNTPGYTVMETKSGQYTDLVMRQDVAPGNSMDFTLGMKYLLDREQIKMAAFRGYAVIANDQPIDPTNRFYFAGLPQRPYDPDKAKFHLGKAGVLGSTIPIVASVAATGSVDMAVLMQQSAAKIGLKLDVKRVPADGYWSNQWMKVPVGFGNINPRPSADILLTQFFKSDAQWNESGWKNPQFDQLVVAARGETDFTKRKAMYADLQTMIHEKCGLGIPVFIINLEGISTKVKGIDPVPLGAFMNYTCAEYVWLDA